In Phlebotomus papatasi isolate M1 chromosome 1, Ppap_2.1, whole genome shotgun sequence, the following proteins share a genomic window:
- the LOC129802927 gene encoding zinc finger protein 91-like, with product MIIKKEVMDDGDSNEAIATEELEIMPSDEDEIDNAVSAVPNESHGESVAGGSSRRSDPPMRGDGQMHSVGHINGELLTKEPVQMRDAPKVPLLECQFCETWYLSAETFRQHAALHRTRNLDTIYNCKQCLRGFCTKEQLQVHERNHSDAKPFKCEVCNEKFSFLRSLEYHVQIHGGVRVYKCQICDKIFLKLFELNIHLKYHATFDNVSQTQSAQPYPSFVSNGLAAAPPWKKRPDGQKNVSQNISDPGNLLKPVEMLTTEERVKREEQDDLIEIIDEDNPQDCNDENNSEESMRDLLPRNTGTSSSMDDFKFTCKRCGLEFKYFRLLQLHKKTRKGVRCPECSQKFCSSKLLEDHLVDHAQERERIMQNRGAATNRAVSVPPQSRQKLKDCFVCNRELKVSTEENIVKFQGGTYYKCNDCINISLDTTVKKELIEDTMSRVFEGHGVFSRDDTDDNVVQQEDDMESKSETSNEGGFQCSHCKSNFGGEFALRAHRRKTVERNCPKCDMPFCNIKLLRRHMKDHEEENMKNASPPPITPQPQRATFENVVRPQRYPNRSFESDPYNRSLENFDKSFENTHIGTSSEIEIKKIGEDRYSCTKCGKNVTGKGALAAHMAHTHAEKRTICQHCGKAFAFEKILNMHLAYRQRISFPVGCRYCPHRYRNQAEVEAHEEYHLRGGGSGQKKLPPQMMEGNSAKASIVVGQSKEEMTHEVARSDGNILIIRKKKMCGTETMLPIVLDDKYFQGMFTEKNGLYHCNQCPNSYRARGGIKAHIYHSHRDKPYTCMYCRMPFPFEKMLEFHLRRRKDLKCDVCNNRYCSYGKLEEHVKTHMPKQEKISMSRTNDALIKRVMQNSEIEIALVRDEKKTVVKEESLKKPEIKEIKATAAPVPKEIKVAPVAKEVKAAAPVAPPVVEQKCPLCGKVMGKRDVLNDHITTHLKRVGEYFRCKDCDCKYLYPIYLVRHYKNRKVSQCELCQKVFCSDLNLANHECPGQSLKRQRTQSVSSEDEILPKRVSRVNGILGRMTNTSAGVRGNTITHDWEGMLDENKPCKCNFCGRVYGKPGGLGQHLSTLHAVDTFPCKNCNTIFSSLTYLIKHKNTSCENSAINRQIINERANEKGKEEDPSVSVDDAKDIEDELAEDPPEADIVPVVKKTAQCPVCMERFEHRCGLSAHIRLKHKDARPYECEECGRCFQYEKALEIHRKVHDEDPPPVRKRRRRGRRIALQDTDLSTVGLKMESQAETEELDNEQADNEELDNVPTETEELDNVQTETEELDNAQTETDELDNVQTETEELNSAQAEAIDMEIDEELTPGFDATAQSIDQEIKQD from the exons ATGATTATAAAAAAGGAAGTAATGGATGATGGGGATTCAAATGAAGCTATTGCAACGGAAGAGTTGGAAATAATGCCGTCCGACGAGGATGAGATTGACAACGCCGTATCCGCCGTACCTAATGAGAGTCATGGCGAGTCTGTTGCAGGAGGTTCTTCTCGACGTTCCGATCCACCGATGAGGGGAGATGGGCAGATGCACAGTGTGGGGCACATCAATGGGGAACTCTTAACCAAAGAACCTGTTCAAATGAGAGATGCACCCAAAGTGCCGCTTTTGGAGTGTCAATTCTGTGAGACTTGGTATTTGTCGGCGGAAACTTTCCGGCAACATGCAGCACTCCATAGGACACGCAATCTTGATACAATATACAACTGCAAACAATGCCTACGGGGATTCTGTACCAAGGAACAACTTCAGGTTCATGAGCGCAATCATTCAGACGCTAAACCATTCAAATGTGAAGTTTGTAATGAAAAATTCTCCTTTTTGCGGAGTTTGGAGTATCATGTTCAGATTCATGGGGGTGTTCGTGTCTACAAATGCCAGATTTGTGATAAAATCTTCCTAAAACTCTTTGAATTGAATATTCATCTCAAATATCATGCGACATTTGACAATGTCTCACAGACACAATCTGCCCAGCCATATCCTTCTTTCGTGTCGAATGGATTAGCAGCAGCTCCACCGTGGAAGAAAAGACCTGATGGACAGAAGAATGTCTCGCAAAATATATCAGATCCAGGCAATCTGTTGAAACCTGTGGAAATGTTGACAACAGAAGAACGAGTGAAGAGGGAAGAACAGGATGATCTAATTGAAATTATTGACGAAGATAATCCCCAGGATTGCAATGATGAGAACAATTCAGAAGAAAGTATGAGAGACCTACTGCCACGAAATACTG GAACAAGTTCCAGTATGGATGATTTTAAGTTCACATGCAAGAGATGTGGACTGGAATTTAAATACTTCCGACTACTACAACTTCACAAGAAGACCCGAAAGGGTGTTCGTTGTCCAGAATGTTCTCAGAAATTCTGTTCAAGCAAACTCCTAGAGGATCACCTGGTTGATCATGCACAGGAGCGTGAGCGAATTATGCAAAATCGGGGAGCAGCTACAAATCGTGCGGTTAGTGTGCCACCACAAAGTCGGCAAAAGTTAAAAGATTGCTTTGTATGCAATAGAGAATTGAAAGTATCAACTgaggaaaatattgtaaaattccaaGGAGGAACTTACTACAAATGCAATGATTGCATCAATATTAGCCTCGATACGACAGTTAAGAAAGAATTGATTGAAGATACCATGTCGAGGGTTTTTGAAGGACATGGTGTTTTCTCGAGGGATGACACTGATGATAATGTGGTGCAGCAAGAAGATGATATGGAATCAAAGTCAGAAACATCTAATGAAGGTGGCTTTCAGTGTTCTCACTGTAAAAGCAATTTTGGTGGAGAATTTGCCCTAAGGGCACATAGGAGGAAGACTGTTGAGAGAAATTGTCCAAAGTGCGATATGCCATTTTGCAATATTAAACTTCTGAGGAGGCACATGAAGGACCATGAAGAGGAGAACATGAAGAATGCATCACCACCTCCTATTACTCCACAGCCTCAAAGAGCAACTTTTGAGAATGTTGTGAGACCACAAAGGTATCCCAATCGATCATTTGAAAGTGATCCTTACAATAGATCACTGGAGAATTTTgataaatcatttgaaaatacACATATTGGGACAAGTAGTGAGAttgagattaaaaaaattggtGAGGATAGATATTCATGTACAAAATGTGGAAAGAATGTGACGGGAAAAGGGGCACTAGCAGCTCATATGGCCCATACTCATGcagaaaaaagaacaatttgtcAGCACTGTGGAAAAGCATTtgcttttgaaaaaatattaaatatgcaTTTGGCATATCGTCAGAGAATTTCATTTCCTGTTGGTTGTCGATACTGTCCACATAGGTATCGCAATCAGGCAGAAGTTGAAGCTCATGAGGAGTATCATTTGCGAGGAGGAGGGTCTGGACAGAAAAAACTTCCACCACAGATGATGGAAGGAAATTCAGCGAAAGCTTCAATTGTTGTGGGTCAGAGTAAAGAGGAGATGACACACGAAGTGGCGAGATCCGAtggaaatattttgataatacGAAAGAAGAAAATGTGTGGTACTGAGACAATGTTGCCCATTGTACTTGATGATAAATACTTCCAGGGGATGTTTACCGAAAAGAATGGTCTATATCACTGCAATCAGTGTCCAAATAGCTATAGAGCCCGTGGTGGTATCAAGGCCCATATTTATCATTCACATCGGGATAAGCCATATACATGTATGTACTGTCGAATGCCATTCCCATTTGAGAAGATGCTTGAATTTCATTTGAGACGACGCAAAGATCTCAAGTGTGATGTATGCAACAATAGATATTGTTCATATGGGAAGCTGGAGGAGCACGTGAAGACCCACATGCCAAAGCAAGAGAAAATATCAATGTCCAGGACAAATGATGCCCTCATCAAGAGAGTAATGcaaaattcagaaattgaaattgccctTGTGCGTGATGAGAAGAAAACTGTGGTGAAGGAGGAATCTCTGAAGAAGCCTGAAATTAAGGAAATTAAGGCAACAGCAGCACCTGTACCCAAGGAAATTAAAGTGGCACCTGTAGCTAAGGAAGTTAAGGCAGCAGCACCTGTAGCACCACCAGTTGTTGAGCAAAAATGTCCACTTTGTGGTAAAGTGATGGGAAAACGAGATGTACTGAATGATCATATAACGACCCATCTAAAGAGAGTTGGTGAATATTTCCGTTGCAAAGATTGTGACTGTAAATATCTCTATCCAATCTATCTGGTCAGGCACTATAAGAATCGCAAAGTGTCTCAGTGTGAATTGTGTCAGAAGGTATTCTGTTCAGATCTCAATTTGGCTAATCATGAGTGTCCGGGACAATCGTTGAAGAGACAGAGGACACAGAGTGTATCGTCAGAAGATGAAATTCTCCCGAAGAGAGTCAGTCGAGTCAATGGAATTCTTGGACGAATGACCAATACCAGTGCTGGTGTACGTGGGAACACTATTACACATGACTGGGAGGGAATGCTTGATGAAAATAAGCCGTGCAAATGTAATTTTTGCGGGAGAGTCTATGGAAAACCTGGTGGATTGGGTCAACATCTCTCAACACTGCACGCTGTGGATACATTCCCGTGCAAGAACTGCAACACCATATTTTCATCTCTCACATATTTGATTAAGCACAAAAATACATCTTGTGAAAATTCTGCCATTAATCGACAAATAATCAACGAAAGGGCAAATGAGAAGGGAAAAGAAGAAGATCCTTCAGTATCTGTCGATGATGCAAAGGATATTGAGGATGAACTTGCTGAAGATCCCCCAGAGGCCGACATTGTTCCCGTAGTTAAGAAAACAGCTCAATGTCCGGTGTGTATGGAGAGATTTGAACATAGGTGCGGTCTCTCGGCTCACATTAGATTGAAGCATAAGGATGCCAGGCCATATGAATGTGAGGAGTGCGGAAGATGTTTCCAATATGAGAAGGCACTGGAGATACAT